The genomic window CTTCCATTACTTTTGCCCTCACGAGAGCCTTTCTCCACAACTCTGGGTCTTTAACTGTGGCGTAGTCATTTATTGCAAGGACAATTATAAAGTTCTTTATATTTTTCAACCCAAAGTAAACCGCTGCCTGTTCAATACTGCTGATTTTCTTTCTCAGGGCGAAGAAGGCTGAGTTTATAAAGCGAAGGAATTTTGCACTCAAGCCCACATCGGTTTCTATAACCTTTGCGAACTCCTTTGGAGTTTGAGCTGTGTTCATCAGGACAAGAAGTCTTAAAAGGGTGCTCTTCAGGAAGGGAGCAAGCTTTATCTGCTTGAGTTCCTCGGGAGGGCTTACATAATCTCCCTCAATGTAATCAGCAAAAGCAATGAACCTGTCGTAAAGCTCCTTAGAATCAACACCGCTCACAAATACTTTTTTCCCGATGTTCTCTATCTGAGATATATCCTTTATCTCTGCCGTCTTCGCATCAAACTCTATCATGTCTGCGAGTTTTATTATGTCTAAGTGCTGCTTTAAGAGAGAATAGTGAACCGCAATTGTAGCTTCCTCACTACGAAGCCTCTCAATGCTCTCTACCGCATGTGTATACACTACTTTTCCGAGACCCACGGTAGCAGGGTACAATTTGAAACCCGTAAGCCTGGGGTTCAAAAGTTCAAAGGCTTTTACAAGAAGCGTGTCTATTGGTAAAGTTATAAAAACCTTCTTCCCCTCTCCTACCCTGTCCAATCCGTACTCTGCCAATGTTCGTATGCTTATAATAGCCAGTTTATTCTCAAGTATTTCTTTAGGGAGCTCACTTTCGTATAAAGGTTCAACATAAAACTCATAGGCAAATAAGTTGCCTTCCCGGTCTAGGATAGCCCTTCTGTATACACTAAGGTCCATGCCAGATAAATCGTCCCCTCAGCGGTATTTATTAAATTACTAGTATAAACCTTGACGGAGTCTGAGCCTTAAATTAAAATTATCCTTTGTGTCTGCTGGCGTAGCTCAGTCGGCAGAGCGCGGGATTTGTAATCCCGTGGTCGCGGGTTCAAGTCCCGCCGCCAGCTTTTAGCTGGTAGGAGGGGTTGCCGAGCGGCCAAAGGCAGGGGACTGTAAATCCCCCGGGCTCCGCCCTGCGCAGGTTCGAATCCTGCCCCCTCCACCAGTAGCGGGTGTAGCTCAGTTGGTAGAGCAGCGGCCTTCCAAGCCGCAGGTCGCGGGTTCGAGTCCCGTCGCCCGCTCCATAAAGCCCAGGTAGCTCAGTCGGCAGAGCACACCCTTGGTAAGGGTGAGGTCGCCGGTTCAAGTCCGGTCCTGGGCTTAAACTATTTGTATTTTCAATAAAAAGGATTTATTATATTCTGTTAGCTCAAAATACCTATACGGAGGTATGAACGGAGATGGCTAAGGAGAAATTTGAGAGGACGAAGGAGCACGTGAACGTAGGGACAATAGGGCACGTTGACCACGGGAAGAGCACCCTCACCTCTGCCATAACCTGCACGTTAGCGGCAGGGCTTGTAGAGGGGGGAAAGGCAAAGTGCTTTAAGTACGAGGAGATAGACAAAGCTCCTGAGGAGAAGGAGAGAGGAATAACCATAAACATAACCCACGTTGAGTACGAGACAGCCAAGAGGCACTATGCACACGTTGACTGTCCTGGGCATGCGGACTACATCAAGAACATGATAACGGGTGCAGCCCAGATGGATGGGGCTATACTTGTTGTGTCAGCAGCAGACGGACCCATGCCCCAGACCAGGGAACACGTTCTTCTTGCGAGACAGGTTAACGTTCCCTACATAGTAGTGTTTATGAACAAGTGTGACATGGTAGATGATGAAGAGCTCTTGGAGCTTGTTGAGCTTGAGGTAAGGGAGTTACTTAGCAAGTACGAGTTTCCTGGTGATGAGGTACCTGTTATTAGAGGTTCAGCGCTTGGAGCTTTGCAGGAACTTGAGCAGAACTCACCTGGCAAGTGGGTAGAGGGCATAAAGGAACTCCTCAACGCCATGGACGAGTATATACCGACACCACAGAGGGATATGGATAAACCCTTCCTGATGCCCATAGAGGACGTGTTTACCATATCAGGAAGGGGAACAGTTGTTACTGGAAGGGTAGAGAGAGGGGTTCTCAAGCCTGGTGAGGAAGTGGAGATAGTAGGGCTTAGGGAGGAGCCACTCAAGACAGTGGCAACTTCAATAGAGATGTTTAGGAAGATACTTGATGAGGCATTACCTGGGGACAACGTAGGGGTGCTGCTTAGGGGAGTGGGTAAGGACGATGTAGAGAGGGGGCAGGTATTAGCGAAGCCTGGGACAGTGAAGCCCCACAAGAGGTTTAGGGCGCAGGTATACATACTGAGCAAGGAAGAAGGGGGTAGGCATACACCCTTTTTCCTCAACTACAGGCCCCAGTTTTACTTTAGGACAGCGGATGTGACAGGTACGGTGGTGAAGTTGCCTGAGGGAGTGGAGATGGTTATGCCTGGTGACAATGTGGAGCTTGAGGTAGAGCTTATAGCGCCTGTGGCTATGGAAGAGGGGCTTAGGTTTGCTATAAGGGAAGGTGGAAGGACCGTTGGTGCTGGTGTCGTCACTAAAATTCTGGATTGATAAGGAGTTAAGATATGGCTGTAGCCCGTGAAATTATCACTCTTGCCTGTACTGAGTGTAAGAGAAGGAACTACACTACTACAAAGAACAGACAGAAGCACCCTGAAAGGTTAGAGCTCAGAAAGTACTGCAAATGGTGCAGGAAGCACACCGTACATAGGGAGGTAAAGTAAAGGGGCAGTAGCTCAATTGGCAGAGCGCGGGACTCCAAATCCCGCGGTTGGGGGTTCAAGTCCTCCCTGCCCCGTATGGAAGAATCCCATGGAAAAGCTAAAGGTTTTCTTGCAGGGTGTAAGGTCAGAACTGAGAAGAGTTACGTGGCCCGACAGGAAACTCGTCACCAAAGCCACTATAAGTGTTATAATATTCTCTTTGGTTGTAGGAGTGTATCTTTGGGTTTTAGACCTTGCTTTTACTAAGATATTGTCTCTCATATTTGCGTTGAGAGGAGCTTGATGGAAGAAAAACAGTGGTATGCTCTTCAGGTTGAGGCAGGAAAGGAAGTAGCTGCTAAGGAGAACTTCCTTAAGGTCCTTGAGCTTGAAGGTTTGAAGGACCTGGTGGAACAGGTTGTGGTTCCTGCCGAAGAGAGGGTAGTTATAAGAGCGCAGGGTAAGGAAAAGTACAGGCTCTCTCTCAGGGGAAACAACAGAGACATAAGCGTCCTTGGTAAGAAAGGTGTTACTACATTCAGGATAGCAGATGGGAAGGTTAGCGTTGTTGAAACCGTTGAAGGTGACGATTGTCTCCAGTCTCCGCCCATATCCAAGCCTGGTCAAAAACTTATATGTAAGGACAACAGAACGGAAGCAAAGATAATCCTGGACAACAAGATGTTTCCCGGATACATACTTATAAAGGCTCATATGAATGATAAGCTCTTGAGAGCGATAGAAAAGACACCACACATATACAAACCGGTTCTTGTTGGAGGAAAGGTGGTCCCTCTGAAGGAAGAGGAGGTCAACAGGATACTTGAACAGGTTCAGAAAGGGGTTAAGACCAGGAAGGTTGAGTTTGAAAAGGGTGACCAGATCAGGGTTATAGAGGGTCCCTTTATGAACTTTACAGGTACGGTTGAAGAGGTTCATCCTGAGAGAGAAAAGCTCACAGTTCTTATAAGCATATTTGGCAGATTGACACCCGTTGAGCTTGACTTCACCCAGGTTGAAAAGATTTAGGAGGCTCAGAAATGGCTAAGAAAGCGGTAGGCAAGATAGAGTTGATGTTGCCGGCACAGCAGGCTTCTCCTGCACCACCTGTTGGTCCAGCCCTTGGTCAACATGGTGTGAACATAATGGAATTTGTAAAACAGTTCAACGCCGCCAGTAAAGATTTTGAACCCGGAACTGTAGTTCCGGTGGTGATAACCGTTTATCAGGACAGGAGCTTCACCTTTATAATGAAAACTCCTCCTGTCTCTTACCTTCTTAAGAAGGCTGCAGGTATAGACAAGGGTGCTGCTGACCCTAAAAGGCAGAAGGTGGGTAAGGTTACGATAAAGCAAATTGAAGAGATAGCGAAAACCAAGCTAAAAGATATGAATACCGATGACTTAAAGGCTGCCATGAAAACTGTGGCTGGTACAGCAAGAAGCATGGGTATTGAAATAGAAGGTTGGAAGGAGTAGAGCTATGGCGAAGAGAGGGAAGAAATATCTGAAGGCTTTAGAGCTCTTTGACAGGAATAAGACCTATACGGTTGAGGAAGCAGTGGATATACTCAAGAAGGCTGCGGAATTAACCCAGAGGGGTTTTGATGAGACCGTTGAGTTAGCTATGAGGCTTAACGTTGACCCCAAGTATGCGGATCAGATGGTCAGAGGCTCTGTTGTCCTCCCTCACGGACTGGGTAAACCTATAAAAGTTCTGGTTCTTGCAGAGGGTGAAGACGCAAAGGTGGCTGAGGAGGCCGGAGCTGACTACGTAGGCGGAGAGGACTTAATTAACAAGATTCTTAAAGAAGAATGGATTGACTATGATGTGGTGATAGCTACCCCAGAGATAATGTCAAAGGTTGCCAAACTCGGTAGGATATTGGGTCCGAGAGGACTCATGCCAAATCCCAAGACCGGGACTGTTACCAAGAACCTTGAGCAGGCTATTAAGGACGCAAAAAGGGGAAGAGTAGAATTCAAGGTTGACAAGGCTGGCAACATTCATATGCCCGTAGGGAAACTCTCCTTTGATAAGGGGAAGCTCGTAGAAAACATATATACGGCTATAGATGCTGTTGTTAGAGCAAAACCCCCTGGAGCGAAAGGTCAGTACGTGAAGTCAATAACCGTTTCAACAACTATGGGACCAGGTATTAAAATAGACATTTCCGAAACGATGAAGAAGCTGCAGGAGCTTGCAGCTTAAAGGAGAGGAGCTATGGCAGAGGAAGCGAGAAAGAGTCTATTAAGGAAGAAAGAGCTTGTATCCTCCTATAAGGAGAGACTTAATAGGTCCAACGGCTTTGTAGTATTCTTCAACTTTCAGGGTATAGATGCCCTGCCCCTATCCGATCTGAGAGCTAGAGTTAGGGCTCTCAACGGTGAAATAGTTGTGGGTAGGAACACCCTTTTATACAGAGCTTTTGAAGACACACCCCTGGTTGACCACAGGGACATGTTCGTGGGTCCGAGCGCAGCTCTTTTTGCTTATGGGGATGTGGTTTCCACCACCAAGACTCTTATAGAGTTTCTGAAGGAGGTTTTTGATAAGGAGTATAGGGAGAGGATAAAAGGCGGTCTCCTTGACAACAAGTACATGACTCCCGAGGACGTAGTTGCCTTGGCGGAACTGCCGAGCAGGGAAGAGCTTGTGGCAAAGCTTATGGGTGTGCTAATGGCACCTATAACCCAGCTTGCCATGACGTTGAAAGCTGTACCTCAAAAGCTTGTTTTAACTTTGAAAGCTATAGAAGAGCAAAAATCTTAAGGAGGTTTGGTTATGGCTACACTTACCATTGACGAAATTGTTGAGGCTATCAAGAACATGAGCGTTCTTGAAGTGGCTGAGCTTGTTAAGAGGCTTGAGGAAGAGTTTGGGGTTTCTGCTGCCGCCATGGTAGCAGCTGCTCCCGCTGCTGGTGCTGCTGCTGGTGCTCCTGGTGCAGCTGCCGAGGAAAAGACAGAGTTTGACGTAATACTCAAGTCTCCCGGCGGGAACAAGATACAGGTCATCAAGGTGGTTAGGGAGATCACCGGTTTAGGACTCAAGGAAGCTAAAGACCTGGTTGACAACACACCAAAACCCATAAAGGAAGGTGTATCTAAGGAAGAAGCTGAGCAGATAAAAGCCAAGCTGGAAGAGGCAGGAGCAGAGGTAGAGCTAAAGTAATAGTGGATTACGCCCAAGTTACTTCTTCTGAGAGCAGGGTGTCCCAAAAAGGGATGCCCTTTTCTGCGTTTATATTTGAGTGTGTTAAAATATTTAATTTGTCATTAAACCATTAAGGGGTGGAAAGTATGAAGAATGTTGCTCTTCCAAGAAAGTTTTTTGGGAGGAGAGAAGAGATCATTGAACCTCCCTACTTGCTTAGTGTACCAAAAAGTTCCTTTGAGAGCTTCATTCAGCTCAAAAAGGCGCCCCAAGATAGAGAGAATATAGGACTGGAGTATATATTCAGAACCTCCTTTCCTTTTGTTGACCCAGATGGCAATATCCATATGGAGTATCTTGGTTATGAGATAGGGGATTGGGAGTGTAACGCCTGTGGATACAAACCGGAATCAGATTTCCTTGCTGGTTGGGGTGTTAACTGCCCAGAGTGTGGAGGGAAGTTAGTATACAAGGAAAAGTATACCCCCGACGAGTGCAGGATAAAGGGGTTGACCTACTCTGCTCCTCTCAGGGTTATGTTCAAGCTTAAAGTTAAAACGAAGGACGGGGAGAGGGAAACTCCACCCAAGAAGGTTTACTTCGGCGAGATACCCCTGATGACCGATTGGGGTTCCTTCATAATAAACGGGAGTGAGAGGGTCATCGTTAACCAGCTTATAAGGTCAACGGGTGTATTCTTTGAAGAAAAGGAAGAGAAACAGAAAGATGCAACGATAACGAGAATAGTATACAGGGCAAGTATAATACCCGACAAGGGTTCCAGGATAGAGTTTGAACTCTCCGGGACTACGGATACTTTCCATGCAAGGGTTGATAGAAAGAAGATAAGCGGTATAGCTATACTGCGAGCATGGGGCTTTGAAACCGCCTATGAGATACTCTCTAACTTCTATGAAGGTGTTAGAAAGCTTACCGTGACCGATGGGGTCCTCATAGACACAGAGACTGGAGAGGAGTATAAGCCAGAAGACCTTGAACATCATTACATCTTTGCTGTACTCAGGTATAAAGCTAAGCTTGAGGACTCAGATAAAGAAAAGGAATTTATTGAAGAGAGGTTTATTGAGGAGTGGGAAGGGCTTGAGCTTCTATTGAAAGATGAAAGGATAAAGGTTGAGGCGGTTACCATACTCCCGAATGAGAATGCGGTTAAAAGTCCGTATGCCAAGATAGTTGTTGAAACCCTCGCTAATGAGACAACCCCCAGAGAGCCCGATAGGATGAGCCAAGTAAAGGTTCCATCTGAATTTTCATTTAGAGATTACGGATATATGGAGATATATAAGAAGCTCAGGCTTGTGGAAACCATGACTATGGAGATTGAGAACCTCATTGAGCGTGCCCATTCCTACTTTGAGGTCTTTTTTGGGCATATAACCAGATACGACCTTTCCAAGGTGGGAAGGGTTAAAATAAATGCTAAGGTTCACAAACTGCCAAAGGTTCTCAAGCCTGCGGATGTTGATATTCTTGATAAGCTCCCTCCAGTTGCTCTCGCAGAAAGCGTTGGGGACTATGAAGAAGGCACAAGGTTAACCAAAGATATTCTGAAGGAGATATTCAAGAGCAAGAAAGTTAAAGAGGTTAAGATAAAGGACTACACGGAGGACGAGGCAAGGTTTATACTTCCTATTGACCTCATAAATATACTCAAATATCTGATAGACCTTAGGTTTAGGAGGGAAAGAAAAGACGACATAGCCCACCTTGGAAATAGGAGGATAAGGTCTGTCGGCGAGCTTCTTGAAAACCAGGTTAGAACAGGGATAGCTAGAATGGAAAAGGTCTTCAGGGATAGGGTTGCGGTTATAAACCCTGAGGACCCTAACGTGAGACCGCAGGACCTGATAAATCCAAGGTATGTAACCAACTCCATAACGGAGTTTTTGAAGGGTGGTCAGCTCTCCCAGTATCTTGATAACGCCAACCCCCTGTCTGCCCTTACCCATAAGAGGAGGCTTTCGGCGCTGGGTCCAGGGGGTCTGACGAGAGAAAGTGCCAAGTTTGAAATAAGGGACGTTCATCCTTCCCACTACGGGAGGATATGTCCCATAGAAACTCCTGAAGGGCAGAACATAGGTCTGGTTACTTCTATGACCGTCTACTCCCAGGTGAACGAGTATGGTTTTCTCATAACTCCTTACAGGAAGGTTGAGGACGGAGTTGTTACCGACAAGATAGAGTATCTCGCTGCCTACGAGGAGGAGGATTACGTCATAGCCCAAAGCACTCCAACCGATGAAAAGGGAAAAATTCTCAGTGAGAGGGTTCTTGCCAGGCATAAGAACGACATAAGGATAGTGAAACCCGAGCAGGTTAACTATATAGACGTATCTCCCAGACAGGTTATATCGGTTTCCGCTTCTCTGATACCGTTCCTTGAGCATGACGACGCCAACAGGGCTCTGATGGGCTCAAACATGCAAAGACAGGCAGTCCCATTGGTATTCACACAAGCGCCCCTCATAGGAACCGGAATGGAAAAGAAGGTTGCAAGGGATTCTCACTCTGTAGTTACGGCTAAGAGGGGAGGCATAGTTGAAGAAGTAAACGGCGCAAGGATAGTGGTCAGGGTGCATCCAGAGGAGATAAATCCTGAAGACCCTCTTGATTTCGGTATAGACATATACGAACTGAAGAAGTTCCAGAGAACCAACCAGAACACCTGTGTTAATCAGAGACCTCTGGTCAGGAAAGGACAGGAGGTTAAAGCCGGTGACATAGTGGCAGACGGGCAATCCACATACAAAGGGGAGCTTGCCCTTGGTAAGGATGTGCTCGTAGCCTTTATGCCATGGAGGGGATACAACTTTGAGGATGCGATAGTTATATCCGAGAGGCTTGTAAAGGAAGACGTATTTACGTCAATACACATTGAGGAGCTTCAGGCTGAAGCAAGGGAAACCAAGCTTGGAGAGGAGGAAATTACAAGGCAGATACCAGGAATTCCCGAGAAAGCTCTCGCACACCTAGACGAGCTCGGGATAGTCAGGGTGGGAACCTACGTTAAGCCTGGTGACATCCTCGTTGGAAAGGTTACACCAAAGGGTGAAACCCAGCTCACCCCTGAGGAAAAGCTCCTCCAGGCTATATTCGGTGAAAAGTCAAAGGATGTGAAGGACTCTTCCCTTAGATGCCCACCTGGCGTTGAGGGTGTAGTTATAGATGTCCAAATATTCACGCGCAGAACCGGTGAAAGGAGGAGTATGCTTGCGGATACAGTGGAGAGAGAGGAGCTGGAATCCCTGAAGGAGGAGCTGGAAAAGAGGAAAGGATTAGTAGTTGAAGGAAGGAATAAGGTATTGAGGGGACTTGTTCTTGGTAAGAAGATAGAGAAGGATGTTACCCTGAGGAAGAAGACTTACAAAGCGGGTACTGAGATAGATGAGAAGTTTCTGGATACTTTCTTAAACTTCATAGTGTCAAAGCCGGACAACTTCTTCAAAGATAAGAAACTCATAGGGCAGATAACGGACGTTGTTAATAAGGCGAAGACACAGGTGCAGATGCTTAACAAGATATACGAGGAAAAGAAGAAATCCCTGTACAGAAAAGGCGATCTCCCACCAGGTGTTATCACATTGGTCAAGGTTTACATAGCTCAGAAGAGGAAGATAAAAGTTGGCGATAAGATGGCCGGTAGACATGGAAACAAAGGTGTTATATCTGTGGTTCTGCCCGTTGAAGATATGCCCTTCCTGCCCGACGGAACGCCTGTAGATGTGGTTCTTAACCCTCTCGGTGTTCCTTCCAGGATGAACGTGGGTCAGATACTTGAAACCCACCTGGGTTGGGCTGCCAGGGGGCTAGGAAAGAAGATAGGTGAGATGCTCTCCCAGGGTGTCAGCAGAAAGGAGTTGACCAAGTGGTTTAAAGAAACCTACGCCATAGGAGACCCAACCGGTGAAAACGCCAAGTTTATAGAAGAGTTTTTAAACTCTTTATCGGACGAGGAGTTTAACGAGCTCATGAGCGAATATGCCCATAAGGGCATACCTATGGCCACACCCGCCTT from Hydrogenivirga caldilitoris includes these protein-coding regions:
- a CDS encoding EAL and HDOD domain-containing protein; amino-acid sequence: MDLSVYRRAILDREGNLFAYEFYVEPLYESELPKEILENKLAIISIRTLAEYGLDRVGEGKKVFITLPIDTLLVKAFELLNPRLTGFKLYPATVGLGKVVYTHAVESIERLRSEEATIAVHYSLLKQHLDIIKLADMIEFDAKTAEIKDISQIENIGKKVFVSGVDSKELYDRFIAFADYIEGDYVSPPEELKQIKLAPFLKSTLLRLLVLMNTAQTPKEFAKVIETDVGLSAKFLRFINSAFFALRKKISSIEQAAVYFGLKNIKNFIIVLAINDYATVKDPELWRKALVRAKVMEELAKSIMPDHTSEAYLVGLFSLIDRILDVNIPEFLMEVNVDDLIISAFLDKGSKMAKLLSMASVIEEMEQEIKKAKTAEGLKFLKSVSEHTGLKPEEILDIANRSYIMADTVIHL
- the tuf gene encoding elongation factor Tu, whose protein sequence is MAKEKFERTKEHVNVGTIGHVDHGKSTLTSAITCTLAAGLVEGGKAKCFKYEEIDKAPEEKERGITINITHVEYETAKRHYAHVDCPGHADYIKNMITGAAQMDGAILVVSAADGPMPQTREHVLLARQVNVPYIVVFMNKCDMVDDEELLELVELEVRELLSKYEFPGDEVPVIRGSALGALQELEQNSPGKWVEGIKELLNAMDEYIPTPQRDMDKPFLMPIEDVFTISGRGTVVTGRVERGVLKPGEEVEIVGLREEPLKTVATSIEMFRKILDEALPGDNVGVLLRGVGKDDVERGQVLAKPGTVKPHKRFRAQVYILSKEEGGRHTPFFLNYRPQFYFRTADVTGTVVKLPEGVEMVMPGDNVELEVELIAPVAMEEGLRFAIREGGRTVGAGVVTKILD
- the rpmG gene encoding 50S ribosomal protein L33 yields the protein MAVAREIITLACTECKRRNYTTTKNRQKHPERLELRKYCKWCRKHTVHREVK
- the secE gene encoding preprotein translocase subunit SecE; this encodes MEKLKVFLQGVRSELRRVTWPDRKLVTKATISVIIFSLVVGVYLWVLDLAFTKILSLIFALRGA
- the nusG gene encoding transcription termination/antitermination protein NusG, producing the protein MEEKQWYALQVEAGKEVAAKENFLKVLELEGLKDLVEQVVVPAEERVVIRAQGKEKYRLSLRGNNRDISVLGKKGVTTFRIADGKVSVVETVEGDDCLQSPPISKPGQKLICKDNRTEAKIILDNKMFPGYILIKAHMNDKLLRAIEKTPHIYKPVLVGGKVVPLKEEEVNRILEQVQKGVKTRKVEFEKGDQIRVIEGPFMNFTGTVEEVHPEREKLTVLISIFGRLTPVELDFTQVEKI
- the rplK gene encoding 50S ribosomal protein L11, whose amino-acid sequence is MAKKAVGKIELMLPAQQASPAPPVGPALGQHGVNIMEFVKQFNAASKDFEPGTVVPVVITVYQDRSFTFIMKTPPVSYLLKKAAGIDKGAADPKRQKVGKVTIKQIEEIAKTKLKDMNTDDLKAAMKTVAGTARSMGIEIEGWKE
- the rplA gene encoding 50S ribosomal protein L1 — encoded protein: MAKRGKKYLKALELFDRNKTYTVEEAVDILKKAAELTQRGFDETVELAMRLNVDPKYADQMVRGSVVLPHGLGKPIKVLVLAEGEDAKVAEEAGADYVGGEDLINKILKEEWIDYDVVIATPEIMSKVAKLGRILGPRGLMPNPKTGTVTKNLEQAIKDAKRGRVEFKVDKAGNIHMPVGKLSFDKGKLVENIYTAIDAVVRAKPPGAKGQYVKSITVSTTMGPGIKIDISETMKKLQELAA
- the rplJ gene encoding 50S ribosomal protein L10, with product MAEEARKSLLRKKELVSSYKERLNRSNGFVVFFNFQGIDALPLSDLRARVRALNGEIVVGRNTLLYRAFEDTPLVDHRDMFVGPSAALFAYGDVVSTTKTLIEFLKEVFDKEYRERIKGGLLDNKYMTPEDVVALAELPSREELVAKLMGVLMAPITQLAMTLKAVPQKLVLTLKAIEEQKS
- the rplL gene encoding 50S ribosomal protein L7/L12; this encodes MATLTIDEIVEAIKNMSVLEVAELVKRLEEEFGVSAAAMVAAAPAAGAAAGAPGAAAEEKTEFDVILKSPGGNKIQVIKVVREITGLGLKEAKDLVDNTPKPIKEGVSKEEAEQIKAKLEEAGAEVELK
- a CDS encoding DNA-directed RNA polymerase subunit beta, which gives rise to MKNVALPRKFFGRREEIIEPPYLLSVPKSSFESFIQLKKAPQDRENIGLEYIFRTSFPFVDPDGNIHMEYLGYEIGDWECNACGYKPESDFLAGWGVNCPECGGKLVYKEKYTPDECRIKGLTYSAPLRVMFKLKVKTKDGERETPPKKVYFGEIPLMTDWGSFIINGSERVIVNQLIRSTGVFFEEKEEKQKDATITRIVYRASIIPDKGSRIEFELSGTTDTFHARVDRKKISGIAILRAWGFETAYEILSNFYEGVRKLTVTDGVLIDTETGEEYKPEDLEHHYIFAVLRYKAKLEDSDKEKEFIEERFIEEWEGLELLLKDERIKVEAVTILPNENAVKSPYAKIVVETLANETTPREPDRMSQVKVPSEFSFRDYGYMEIYKKLRLVETMTMEIENLIERAHSYFEVFFGHITRYDLSKVGRVKINAKVHKLPKVLKPADVDILDKLPPVALAESVGDYEEGTRLTKDILKEIFKSKKVKEVKIKDYTEDEARFILPIDLINILKYLIDLRFRRERKDDIAHLGNRRIRSVGELLENQVRTGIARMEKVFRDRVAVINPEDPNVRPQDLINPRYVTNSITEFLKGGQLSQYLDNANPLSALTHKRRLSALGPGGLTRESAKFEIRDVHPSHYGRICPIETPEGQNIGLVTSMTVYSQVNEYGFLITPYRKVEDGVVTDKIEYLAAYEEEDYVIAQSTPTDEKGKILSERVLARHKNDIRIVKPEQVNYIDVSPRQVISVSASLIPFLEHDDANRALMGSNMQRQAVPLVFTQAPLIGTGMEKKVARDSHSVVTAKRGGIVEEVNGARIVVRVHPEEINPEDPLDFGIDIYELKKFQRTNQNTCVNQRPLVRKGQEVKAGDIVADGQSTYKGELALGKDVLVAFMPWRGYNFEDAIVISERLVKEDVFTSIHIEELQAEARETKLGEEEITRQIPGIPEKALAHLDELGIVRVGTYVKPGDILVGKVTPKGETQLTPEEKLLQAIFGEKSKDVKDSSLRCPPGVEGVVIDVQIFTRRTGERRSMLADTVEREELESLKEELEKRKGLVVEGRNKVLRGLVLGKKIEKDVTLRKKTYKAGTEIDEKFLDTFLNFIVSKPDNFFKDKKLIGQITDVVNKAKTQVQMLNKIYEEKKKSLYRKGDLPPGVITLVKVYIAQKRKIKVGDKMAGRHGNKGVISVVLPVEDMPFLPDGTPVDVVLNPLGVPSRMNVGQILETHLGWAARGLGKKIGEMLSQGVSRKELTKWFKETYAIGDPTGENAKFIEEFLNSLSDEEFNELMSEYAHKGIPMATPAFEGAEEEAIRELLKRAGLPENGKTTLYDGRTGEAFDFEVTVGYMHMLKLIHMVDDKVHARSTGPYSLVTQQPLGGRAQFGGQRLGEMEVWALEAHGAAYTLQEMLTVKSDDIEGRSKVYESIVKGKYTYSPGIPESFRVLVRELKALGLDVRCVNGEDTGCDQIQMKEEEEK